A single region of the Pseudomonas sp. B21-023 genome encodes:
- a CDS encoding ABC transporter ATP-binding protein: protein MLKFENVSTFYGKIQALHSVNVEINQGEIVTLIGANGAGKSTLLMTLCGSPQASSGSIKYLGEELVGQPSSHIMRKSIAVVPEGRRVFARLTVEENLAIGGFFTNKGDYQEQLDKVLQLFPRLKERYIQRGGTMSGGEQQMLAIGRALMSKPKLLLLDEPSLGLAPIIIQQIFDIIEQLRRDGVTVFLVEQNANQALKVADRAYVLENGKVVMQGTGEALLTDPKVRDAYLGG from the coding sequence ATGCTGAAGTTCGAGAACGTTTCCACCTTCTACGGCAAGATCCAGGCGCTGCACAGCGTCAACGTCGAGATCAACCAGGGCGAGATCGTCACCCTGATCGGCGCCAACGGCGCCGGCAAGTCCACCTTGCTGATGACCCTGTGCGGCTCGCCCCAGGCGAGCAGCGGTAGCATCAAGTACCTGGGTGAGGAACTGGTCGGCCAGCCGTCCTCGCACATCATGCGCAAGAGCATCGCGGTGGTGCCGGAAGGCCGCCGTGTGTTCGCCCGCCTGACCGTCGAGGAAAACCTGGCCATCGGTGGCTTCTTCACCAACAAGGGCGACTACCAGGAGCAGTTGGACAAGGTCCTGCAGTTGTTCCCGCGCCTGAAGGAGCGTTACATCCAACGTGGCGGCACCATGTCCGGTGGCGAGCAGCAGATGCTGGCCATCGGCCGGGCACTGATGAGCAAGCCCAAGCTGCTGTTGCTGGACGAACCATCGCTGGGCCTTGCGCCGATCATCATCCAGCAGATCTTCGACATCATCGAACAGCTGCGCCGCGATGGCGTGACCGTGTTCCTGGTGGAGCAGAACGCCAACCAGGCACTGAAGGTCGCCGATCGGGCGTATGTGCTGGAGAACGGCAAGGTGGTGATGCAGGGTACCGGTGAAGCATTGCTGACCGACCCGAAGGTACGCGATGCGTACCTCGGGGGTTGA
- the dinG gene encoding ATP-dependent DNA helicase DinG, which yields MISNELKATIQGAYSRFLEAKSLKPRYGQRLMIAEVAKVLGDIACDDEGRRAGEPAVVAVEAGTGTGKTVAYSLAAIPAAKAAGKRLVIATATVALQEQIVFKDLPDLMRNSGLNFSFALAKGRGRYLCLSKLDVLLQEGHAQSATAQLFEEEGFRIEVDERSQKLFNSMIEKLAGNRWDGDRDSWSEAVEDQDWARLTTDHSQCTGRHCPNFQQCVFYKAREGMGKVDVIVTNHDMVLADLALGGGAVLPDPRDTMYVFDEGHHLPDKAIGHFAHYSRLRSTADWLEQTAKNLTKLLAQHPLPGDLGKYIEQVPELAREVRTQQQFMFTLCEQVADFRAGEDMEGRDRPRYRFEGGVVPEQIREVGIELKKGFARLNDLFTRLADLLKEGMDGENNIGIASHQAEEWYPLFGSLVTRAQGNWELWTAFTAEDPEDNPPMARWLTLAESGALFDIEVNASPILAAEMLRKSLWNVAHGALVTSATLTALGKFDRFRMRSGLPRDAVQCVVPSPFVHGDAGLLRVPDLGADPRDAAAHTAAIIRELPAIVEDARGALVLFSSRKQMQDVFDGLDRDWRKLVLIQGNLSKQETLNKHKARVDDGQHSVLFGLASFAEGVDLPGAYCEHVVIAKIPFAVPDDPVEAALAEWIEARGGNPFMEIAVPDASLRLIQACGRLLRTEQDRGVITLLDRRLVTQRYGKAILNALPPFRREIG from the coding sequence ATGATCAGCAACGAACTCAAAGCCACCATCCAGGGCGCCTACTCGCGTTTCCTCGAAGCCAAAAGCCTCAAGCCGCGTTACGGCCAGCGCCTGATGATCGCCGAAGTGGCCAAGGTGCTCGGCGACATCGCCTGCGACGATGAAGGCCGCCGTGCCGGCGAGCCTGCGGTGGTTGCCGTCGAGGCCGGTACCGGTACCGGCAAGACCGTCGCCTACAGCCTGGCCGCGATCCCCGCCGCCAAGGCCGCCGGCAAGCGCCTGGTGATCGCCACCGCGACCGTGGCGCTGCAGGAGCAGATCGTCTTCAAGGACCTGCCCGACCTGATGCGCAACAGCGGGCTGAACTTCAGCTTCGCCCTGGCCAAGGGCCGTGGCCGTTACCTGTGCCTGTCCAAACTGGACGTCCTGTTGCAGGAAGGCCACGCCCAGTCGGCCACCGCTCAGCTGTTCGAGGAGGAGGGCTTTCGCATCGAGGTCGACGAGCGCAGCCAGAAACTGTTCAACAGCATGATCGAAAAGCTCGCCGGCAACCGCTGGGACGGCGACCGCGACAGCTGGTCGGAGGCCGTCGAGGACCAGGACTGGGCGCGCCTGACCACCGATCACAGCCAATGCACCGGTCGGCACTGCCCCAACTTCCAGCAGTGCGTGTTCTACAAGGCCCGTGAAGGCATGGGCAAGGTCGACGTGATCGTCACCAACCACGACATGGTCCTGGCCGACCTGGCGCTCGGCGGTGGCGCCGTGCTCCCCGATCCACGCGACACAATGTACGTGTTCGACGAAGGCCACCACTTGCCGGACAAGGCCATTGGCCATTTTGCTCATTATTCGCGGCTGCGCTCCACGGCCGACTGGCTGGAGCAGACTGCCAAGAACCTGACCAAGCTGCTGGCCCAGCATCCGTTGCCGGGCGACCTTGGCAAGTACATCGAGCAGGTGCCGGAGCTGGCCCGCGAGGTGCGTACCCAGCAGCAGTTCATGTTCACCCTGTGCGAGCAGGTGGCGGACTTCCGCGCCGGCGAGGACATGGAAGGCCGCGACCGCCCGCGCTATCGCTTCGAGGGCGGCGTGGTGCCGGAGCAGATCCGCGAAGTAGGCATCGAGCTCAAGAAAGGCTTCGCTCGTCTCAACGACCTGTTCACCCGCCTGGCCGACCTGCTCAAGGAAGGCATGGACGGCGAAAACAACATCGGTATCGCCAGCCACCAGGCCGAGGAGTGGTACCCGCTGTTCGGCAGCCTGGTGACCAGGGCCCAGGGCAACTGGGAGCTGTGGACCGCCTTTACCGCGGAAGACCCCGAAGACAACCCGCCCATGGCCCGTTGGCTGACCCTTGCCGAAAGCGGCGCGCTGTTCGATATCGAGGTCAACGCCAGCCCCATCCTGGCTGCCGAGATGCTGCGCAAGAGCCTGTGGAACGTCGCCCATGGCGCCCTGGTGACTTCGGCGACGCTCACCGCGTTGGGCAAGTTCGACCGCTTTCGCATGCGTTCGGGCTTGCCACGCGACGCGGTGCAGTGCGTGGTGCCCAGCCCGTTCGTGCATGGTGACGCCGGACTGCTGCGCGTGCCCGACCTGGGCGCCGACCCCCGTGACGCCGCGGCGCATACCGCGGCTATCATCCGTGAACTGCCAGCCATCGTCGAGGACGCCCGCGGCGCGCTGGTGCTGTTCTCCTCGCGCAAACAGATGCAGGACGTGTTCGACGGCCTGGACCGCGACTGGCGCAAGCTGGTGCTGATCCAGGGCAATCTGTCCAAGCAGGAAACCCTGAACAAGCACAAGGCGCGGGTCGACGACGGCCAGCACAGCGTGCTGTTCGGCCTGGCCAGCTTCGCCGAGGGTGTCGACCTGCCGGGCGCCTATTGCGAGCATGTGGTGATCGCCAAGATCCCCTTCGCGGTGCCGGACGATCCGGTCGAGGCCGCGCTGGCCGAATGGATCGAAGCCCGTGGCGGCAATCCGTTCATGGAGATTGCCGTGCCCGACGCCTCGCTGCGCCTCATCCAGGCCTGCGGCCGGCTGCTGCGTACCGAGCAGGACCGTGGTGTGATTACCTTGCTTGACCGCCGTCTGGTCACGCAACGCTATGGCAAGGCTATTCTCAACGCGCTGCCACCTTTCCGACGGGAAATCGGCTGA
- a CDS encoding serine hydrolase domain-containing protein — protein MQIQGHYELKFEAVRDAFAALFEDPQERGAALCIQVGGETVVDLWAGSADKDGREAWHSDTIANLFSCTKTFTAVTALQLVGEGKLALDAPVARYWPEFAQAGKDQVTLRQLLSHRAGLPAIRELLPAEALYDWQAMVDALAAETPWWTPGSEHGYAAITYGWLIGELIRRADGRGPGDSIVARTAKPLGLDFHVGLADEEFHRVAHIARGKGNPGDAAAQRLLQVTMREPEALSTRAFTNPPAILTSTNKPEWRRMQQPAANGHGNARSLAGFYAGLLDGSLLESELLDELTREHSLGQDRTLLTQTRFGLGCMLDQPDVANATFGLGARAFGHPGAGGSVGFADPEHDVAFGFVTNTLGPYVLMDPRAQNLVRVLGSCL, from the coding sequence GTGCAGATCCAGGGTCACTATGAGCTGAAGTTCGAGGCGGTGCGCGACGCTTTCGCCGCGTTGTTCGAAGATCCCCAGGAACGTGGTGCCGCGTTGTGCATCCAGGTCGGCGGAGAAACCGTGGTCGATCTGTGGGCCGGCAGTGCCGACAAGGATGGCCGCGAGGCCTGGCACAGCGACACCATCGCCAACCTGTTCTCCTGCACCAAGACCTTTACCGCCGTCACCGCCTTGCAACTGGTGGGCGAGGGCAAGCTCGCACTCGACGCTCCGGTGGCGCGCTACTGGCCGGAGTTCGCCCAGGCCGGCAAGGACCAGGTCACCCTGCGCCAACTGCTCAGCCACCGTGCCGGCCTGCCGGCCATCCGCGAGCTGCTGCCGGCCGAAGCCCTGTATGACTGGCAGGCCATGGTCGATGCCCTCGCCGCTGAAACGCCCTGGTGGACGCCCGGCAGCGAGCACGGGTACGCGGCGATCACCTACGGCTGGCTGATTGGCGAATTGATCCGCCGTGCCGATGGCCGTGGTCCGGGCGACTCCATCGTCGCCCGCACCGCCAAGCCGCTGGGCCTGGACTTCCACGTCGGCCTGGCGGATGAAGAATTCCACCGCGTGGCGCATATCGCCCGCGGCAAGGGCAACCCTGGCGATGCCGCCGCCCAGCGCCTGCTGCAGGTGACGATGCGCGAGCCCGAGGCCTTGTCCACTCGGGCCTTCACCAACCCGCCGGCGATCCTCACCAGCACCAACAAGCCTGAATGGCGGCGCATGCAGCAGCCGGCGGCCAATGGCCATGGCAATGCCCGCAGCCTGGCGGGCTTCTATGCCGGCCTGCTCGATGGCAGCCTGCTTGAGTCCGAACTGCTCGACGAGCTGACCCGCGAGCACAGCCTCGGCCAGGACCGCACCCTGCTCACCCAGACCCGTTTCGGCCTGGGTTGCATGCTTGACCAGCCAGACGTGGCCAACGCCACCTTCGGCCTTGGCGCGCGTGCCTTCGGTCACCCCGGCGCCGGCGGCTCTGTCGGTTTCGCCGACCCCGAACATGACGTGGCCTTCGGCTTCGTCACCAATACCCTCGGCCCTTACGTGCTGATGGACCCCCGCGCACAGAATCTGGTGCGGGTGCTTGGCAGTTGCCTTTGA
- a CDS encoding OmpA family protein, with protein MSSHKTLALALCLAMTGCASHSPDAAKDGGLNWWPFGSDKVADKEVKEAVVENVAKADAKSESGSRWWWPFGSDEKKDKVAAVPKIDHKATQAWLDQYEPKVREAIKGSKFELERREDLLAVTIPVDSSYNPDRPNMLLPATLGPITQVAKVIETDTKTAVLILGHADTSGAMAANQKLSLERAASVSAIFRLSGLQRDRLMLKGMGAVMPRAANDSAEGRALNRRVELLLTPQNTMVALLAKYQQAAPSPAPAAMVATQDAKAPAAKPVVKAAAKPAAKKPATKAKAPAKASTVAKKKAAPAKPAAKKAATDKKVAANSPAKTN; from the coding sequence ATGTCTTCACATAAAACCTTAGCACTCGCCCTGTGCCTGGCCATGACCGGTTGTGCCAGCCACTCCCCGGACGCCGCAAAGGACGGTGGCCTGAACTGGTGGCCATTTGGTTCGGACAAGGTCGCTGACAAGGAAGTGAAGGAGGCTGTCGTCGAGAACGTGGCCAAGGCCGACGCCAAGTCCGAAAGCGGCAGCCGCTGGTGGTGGCCGTTTGGCAGCGATGAGAAGAAGGACAAGGTCGCGGCGGTGCCGAAGATCGACCATAAGGCCACGCAGGCCTGGCTTGACCAGTACGAGCCGAAGGTCCGCGAAGCGATCAAGGGCAGCAAGTTCGAGCTGGAGCGCCGCGAGGATTTGCTGGCGGTGACCATCCCGGTCGACAGCTCCTACAACCCTGATCGCCCGAACATGCTGCTGCCCGCGACCCTTGGCCCGATCACCCAGGTTGCCAAGGTCATCGAGACCGATACCAAGACCGCTGTGCTGATCCTCGGCCACGCCGACACCAGCGGCGCCATGGCCGCCAACCAGAAACTCAGCCTCGAGCGCGCCGCTTCGGTGTCGGCGATCTTCCGTCTCAGCGGCCTGCAGCGCGACCGCCTGATGCTCAAGGGTATGGGCGCGGTGATGCCGCGTGCCGCCAACGACAGCGCTGAAGGCCGTGCCTTGAACCGCCGAGTCGAGCTGCTGCTGACCCCGCAGAACACCATGGTCGCGCTGCTGGCCAAGTACCAGCAGGCTGCCCCGTCGCCGGCTCCGGCGGCGATGGTTGCCACCCAGGACGCCAAGGCCCCGGCCGCCAAGCCTGTCGTCAAGGCCGCCGCCAAGCCGGCTGCGAAAAAGCCTGCCACCAAAGCCAAGGCGCCAGCCAAGGCCAGCACCGTCGCCAAGAAGAAAGCCGCTCCGGCCAAGCCAGCCGCGAAGAAGGCCGCCACCGACAAGAAAGTCGCCGCCAACAGCCCTGCGAAGACCAACTGA
- a CDS encoding glycine zipper 2TM domain-containing protein, with the protein MRKSALLLASFTTVSLLLGGCQSSLTGDSYSRDEARRVQTVRMGTIESLRPVKIEGTKTPIGGGAGAIVGGVAGSAVGGGRGSIVAAVIGAVAGGLAGSAAEEGLTRTQGVEITVREDDGSMRAYVQQVQQNEIFRVGERVRIMTVDGTSRVTH; encoded by the coding sequence ATGCGTAAATCCGCTTTGCTGCTGGCCAGCTTCACCACCGTGTCGCTGCTGCTGGGCGGCTGCCAATCGTCGCTGACCGGCGACAGCTACTCCCGTGATGAGGCCCGCCGCGTGCAGACCGTGCGCATGGGTACCATCGAATCCCTGCGTCCGGTGAAGATCGAAGGCACCAAGACGCCAATCGGTGGCGGCGCTGGCGCCATTGTCGGTGGTGTCGCCGGCAGTGCCGTCGGTGGTGGCCGTGGCAGCATCGTCGCGGCGGTGATCGGTGCCGTGGCCGGTGGCCTTGCGGGTTCCGCTGCCGAAGAAGGCCTGACCCGCACCCAGGGTGTCGAGATCACCGTGCGTGAAGACGACGGCAGCATGCGTGCCTACGTGCAACAAGTGCAGCAGAACGAGATCTTCCGTGTGGGTGAGCGTGTACGCATCATGACTGTCGACGGCACCAGCCGCGTCACTCACTGA
- the pdxH gene encoding pyridoxamine 5'-phosphate oxidase, with amino-acid sequence MTQSLADMRRDYTRDGLAEAQAPGEPFALFHHWFADAVKTEQLPVEANAMTLATVDAEGRPHCRVLLLKALDARGFTFFTNYESAKGQHIAANPYAAMTFFWPALERQVRIEGRVEKVTAKESDDYYQVRPLGSRLGAWASPQSRVIADREELEGLVKATEARFSDSQPHCPEHWGGYRLLPERIEFWQGRASRLHDRLNYRLVDGQWARERLAP; translated from the coding sequence ATGACCCAATCCCTGGCCGATATGCGCCGCGACTACACCCGTGATGGCCTGGCCGAAGCCCAGGCTCCCGGGGAGCCGTTCGCGCTGTTCCACCACTGGTTCGCCGATGCGGTGAAGACCGAGCAGCTACCGGTGGAAGCCAACGCCATGACCCTGGCCACTGTTGATGCCGAGGGGCGTCCGCATTGCCGGGTGTTGCTGCTCAAGGCGCTGGATGCACGCGGATTCACCTTTTTCACCAACTATGAAAGTGCCAAGGGCCAGCACATTGCGGCCAACCCTTATGCGGCGATGACCTTCTTCTGGCCGGCGCTGGAGCGCCAGGTGCGGATCGAGGGACGGGTGGAGAAGGTCACGGCCAAGGAGTCGGACGACTACTACCAGGTGCGCCCGCTGGGCAGCCGGCTAGGTGCCTGGGCGTCGCCGCAGAGCCGGGTAATTGCCGATCGAGAGGAGCTGGAAGGCCTGGTCAAGGCCACCGAGGCGCGCTTTTCCGACAGCCAGCCGCATTGCCCGGAGCATTGGGGCGGTTACCGCTTGCTGCCCGAGCGCATCGAGTTCTGGCAGGGGCGTGCGAGCCGCTTGCATGACCGCCTGAACTACCGCCTGGTCGATGGCCAGTGGGCGCGCGAGCGTCTGGCGCCCTGA
- a CDS encoding COG3650 family protein produces MRLTPSLLLTALLPLFAGCQMLAEKPVDPNLGTTRLQGELSAAGGHLLFKPCNESRRFIVNDAAGTGILQEAATLADDAGDKLFADVRARMAGSKQAGSDGQLDVTRLYRLDTSEYRGCEDPNFKQLTLRAGGHEPDWDIKASGKGMVLNRIGQEPLPLPYLEEALPGGGLSLSSEANGQRVELWVAPQRCVDGATGAIRHLKAELRIDGKTLQGCAYYGGARDL; encoded by the coding sequence ATGCGCCTCACCCCTTCCCTGCTGCTCACTGCCCTGCTGCCGCTGTTCGCAGGCTGCCAGATGCTGGCCGAAAAACCGGTCGACCCGAACCTGGGCACTACCCGCCTGCAAGGCGAACTGAGCGCGGCCGGCGGCCATCTGCTGTTCAAACCCTGTAACGAAAGCCGCCGCTTCATCGTCAACGACGCTGCTGGCACCGGCATCCTGCAAGAAGCCGCCACCCTGGCCGACGACGCCGGTGACAAGCTGTTCGCCGATGTCCGTGCGCGCATGGCCGGCAGCAAGCAGGCAGGCAGCGACGGCCAGCTCGACGTGACCCGCCTGTACCGCCTCGACACCTCCGAATACCGTGGCTGCGAAGACCCCAACTTCAAGCAGTTGACCCTCCGCGCCGGCGGCCACGAGCCGGACTGGGACATCAAGGCCAGCGGCAAGGGCATGGTGCTCAACCGCATCGGCCAGGAGCCGTTGCCACTGCCTTACCTGGAAGAAGCGCTGCCCGGCGGCGGCCTGAGCCTGTCCAGCGAGGCCAACGGCCAGCGTGTCGAACTGTGGGTCGCGCCACAGCGCTGCGTCGACGGCGCCACCGGCGCCATCCGCCACCTCAAGGCCGAGCTGCGCATCGACGGCAAGACCCTGCAAGGCTGCGCCTACTACGGCGGCGCCCGCGACCTCTGA
- a CDS encoding beta-galactosidase translates to MIRRALPVVFSVLFSAPLLAGQQTLFSFVRPASVVNVITQDTSLPQYNAEQTAEGEVLRRVVFNPVAQPTLRLAPQSGAWDWSAGQALTLRLQSGMDWALTVDVVVQSSDGRTLTSRIDLPAGPAQTVMIPLKASSPLSQGMRAGPPMPWTYEGQRLLLTSSEGGADLAQVTSVSLSIPGPKVAQSLLIEKVGLQDDDQAFKAAYAELIDGYGQSTRGRWPEKIVNDEQLKAADSREQAQLKGWLAERDKLKLDTYGGLLEGPAFEAKGFFRTEKRDGRWYLVTPEGHPFYSLGVNAVAADGGRTYVAGREGMFKALPGEGDTLSAFYGEGNNDDGNASSQGRGFKQGRWFDFYAANLQRTYGKPCPQGEVACPVAVLDAQRWQAHTLDRLQAWGFNTLGNWSDASLGQAKRLPYTLPLSIVGDYASISTGMDWWGRMPDPFDPRFAMATERAVAIAARDHRDDPWLIGYFADNELAWAAPGDDPKARYGLAYGTLRLTTDVPAKRAFLKQLRDKYRNQQGLSKAWGIELTAWELMEDPGFEAPLPNPEHPEIERDYQYFQQVFAETYFKTISDALKWHAPNHLLLGGRYAVSTPEAVKACAEFCDVLSFNLYTLKPDDGYDFARLAELDKPVLVSEFQFGSRDRGPFWPGPLEVPREEDRGPAYANFLKAAMNQPMIVGAHWFQYLDQPASGRLLDGENGHLGLVAVTDVPYAGFIEAVRRSNLQALGHLRTALDKP, encoded by the coding sequence ATGATCCGCCGCGCCTTGCCTGTCGTGTTCTCCGTGTTGTTCAGTGCGCCTTTGCTGGCCGGGCAGCAGACTCTGTTCAGCTTCGTGCGCCCGGCCTCGGTGGTGAATGTCATCACCCAGGACACCAGCCTGCCGCAGTACAACGCGGAACAGACAGCCGAAGGCGAGGTGCTGCGGCGAGTGGTGTTCAACCCGGTGGCGCAGCCGACACTGCGGCTCGCGCCGCAGAGCGGGGCGTGGGACTGGTCTGCCGGCCAGGCGCTGACCCTGCGCCTGCAGAGCGGCATGGATTGGGCGCTGACCGTTGATGTGGTGGTGCAAAGCAGCGACGGACGCACGCTCACCAGCCGCATCGACCTGCCGGCCGGGCCTGCGCAGACCGTGATGATTCCGCTCAAGGCCAGTTCACCACTGAGTCAGGGCATGCGTGCCGGGCCGCCGATGCCTTGGACCTACGAAGGCCAGCGCCTGTTGCTGACTAGCAGCGAAGGAGGAGCTGACCTGGCGCAGGTCACTTCGGTCAGCTTGAGCATCCCCGGCCCCAAGGTGGCGCAGAGCCTGTTGATCGAGAAGGTCGGCCTGCAGGATGACGATCAGGCGTTCAAGGCCGCCTACGCCGAGCTGATCGATGGCTATGGGCAATCGACCCGTGGCCGCTGGCCGGAAAAAATCGTCAACGACGAGCAGCTCAAGGCTGCCGACAGCCGTGAACAGGCACAGCTCAAGGGCTGGCTGGCCGAGCGCGACAAGCTCAAACTGGACACCTATGGCGGCCTGCTGGAGGGGCCTGCGTTCGAAGCCAAGGGTTTCTTCCGTACCGAGAAACGCGACGGACGCTGGTACCTGGTGACGCCGGAAGGGCATCCGTTCTATTCGCTCGGCGTCAATGCCGTCGCCGCAGATGGCGGGCGCACCTATGTCGCCGGCCGTGAGGGCATGTTCAAAGCCTTGCCGGGAGAAGGCGACACCCTGAGTGCCTTCTATGGCGAAGGCAACAACGATGACGGCAATGCGTCGTCCCAAGGCCGTGGTTTCAAGCAGGGACGCTGGTTCGACTTCTACGCGGCCAATCTTCAGCGCACCTATGGCAAGCCTTGCCCGCAGGGAGAGGTGGCGTGCCCGGTGGCGGTGCTGGATGCCCAGCGCTGGCAGGCCCATACTCTGGATCGCCTGCAGGCCTGGGGCTTCAACACCCTAGGTAACTGGAGCGATGCGTCGCTCGGGCAAGCCAAGCGCTTGCCGTACACCTTGCCGCTGTCGATCGTCGGAGACTACGCCAGCATCAGCACCGGCATGGACTGGTGGGGGCGCATGCCCGACCCGTTCGACCCGCGTTTCGCCATGGCCACCGAGCGTGCCGTGGCCATTGCTGCCCGGGATCACCGTGATGATCCCTGGCTGATCGGTTACTTCGCCGACAACGAACTGGCCTGGGCCGCGCCGGGGGACGACCCCAAGGCGCGCTATGGCCTTGCCTATGGCACCTTGCGGCTGACCACTGATGTGCCGGCCAAGCGCGCTTTCCTCAAGCAACTGCGCGACAAGTACCGCAACCAGCAGGGGCTGTCGAAGGCCTGGGGTATTGAGCTGACCGCTTGGGAGCTGATGGAAGACCCGGGGTTCGAGGCGCCTTTGCCCAACCCGGAGCATCCGGAAATCGAGCGTGACTACCAGTACTTCCAGCAGGTGTTTGCCGAAACCTATTTCAAGACCATTTCCGATGCGCTGAAATGGCATGCGCCCAACCATCTGCTGCTCGGTGGCCGCTACGCGGTCAGCACTCCCGAGGCGGTGAAGGCCTGCGCCGAGTTCTGCGATGTGCTGAGCTTCAACCTCTATACCTTGAAGCCTGACGACGGCTACGACTTTGCCCGCCTGGCCGAGCTCGACAAGCCGGTGCTGGTCTCGGAGTTCCAGTTCGGCTCGCGCGACCGCGGCCCGTTTTGGCCCGGCCCGCTGGAAGTGCCCCGCGAGGAAGACCGTGGCCCGGCGTATGCCAACTTCCTCAAGGCCGCCATGAATCAGCCGATGATCGTCGGTGCGCACTGGTTCCAGTACCTCGATCAACCCGCCAGCGGGCGCCTGCTCGATGGTGAGAACGGCCATCTTGGCCTGGTCGCTGTCACCGATGTGCCCTATGCGGGGTTCATCGAGGCGGTGCGCCGCAGCAACCTTCAAGCTCTTGGGCATTTGCGCACAGCGTTGGACAAGCCGTAG
- a CDS encoding NAD(P)/FAD-dependent oxidoreductase: MLRITELKLPLDHSDDELRAAIVQRLGISDEQLLGFTLFKRSYDARKKNSELLFIYTIDLETSNEDELLRRFEGDAKIGVAPDVSYKFVGQAPAELPARPVVVGFGPCGIFAGLLLAQMGFKPIVLERGKEVRQRTKDTWGLWRKSVLNPESNVQFGEGGAGTFSDGKLYSQIKDPNHHGRKVLEEFVKAGAPDEILYINKPHIGTFRLTSMVEKMREEIITLGGEVRFEQKVTDLLVDGEQLTGVVLQSGEQLHSRHVVLALGHSARDTFRMLHAKGVFMEAKPFSVGFRIEHPQSLIDKARLGKYAGHPKLGAADYKLVHHAKNGRSVYSFCMCPGGTVVAATSEPGRVVTNGMSQYSRNERNANSGIVVGIDPERDYPGGPLAGIELQERLEAHAYVMGGSNYQAPAQLVGDFVAGRPSTALGSVEPSYKPGVTLGDLAPSLPDFAIEAIREALPAFDRQIKGYNLHDAVLTGIETRTSSPLRITRDASFQSLNLKGLFPAGEGAGYAGGILSAGVDGIRIAEAVARDILGLND, encoded by the coding sequence ATGCTACGAATCACCGAACTGAAGCTGCCCCTGGACCACTCCGACGACGAGTTGCGCGCCGCCATCGTCCAGCGCCTGGGCATCAGCGATGAGCAACTGCTCGGCTTCACCCTGTTCAAGCGCAGCTACGATGCGCGCAAGAAGAACAGCGAGCTGCTGTTCATCTACACCATCGACCTTGAAACCAGCAACGAAGACGAACTGCTGCGCCGCTTCGAAGGCGACGCCAAGATCGGCGTGGCCCCGGACGTCAGCTACAAGTTCGTCGGCCAGGCCCCGGCCGAGCTGCCTGCGCGCCCGGTCGTGGTCGGCTTCGGCCCCTGCGGCATCTTCGCCGGGCTGCTGCTGGCGCAGATGGGCTTCAAGCCGATCGTGCTCGAGCGCGGCAAAGAGGTGCGCCAGCGTACCAAGGACACCTGGGGCCTGTGGCGCAAGAGCGTGCTCAACCCCGAATCCAACGTACAGTTCGGCGAAGGCGGCGCCGGCACCTTCTCCGACGGCAAGCTGTACAGCCAGATCAAGGACCCGAACCACCACGGCCGCAAGGTGCTGGAAGAGTTCGTCAAGGCCGGTGCACCCGACGAGATCCTCTACATCAACAAGCCGCATATCGGTACCTTCCGCCTGACCAGCATGGTCGAGAAGATGCGCGAGGAAATCATCACCCTGGGCGGTGAGGTGCGCTTCGAGCAGAAGGTCACCGACCTGCTGGTGGATGGCGAGCAGCTCACGGGCGTGGTGCTGCAGAGCGGTGAACAGCTGCACTCGCGCCATGTGGTGCTGGCCTTGGGGCACAGCGCCCGCGACACCTTCCGCATGCTCCACGCCAAGGGTGTGTTCATGGAGGCCAAGCCGTTCTCGGTCGGTTTCCGCATCGAGCACCCGCAGTCGCTGATCGACAAGGCGCGCCTGGGCAAGTACGCCGGCCACCCGAAACTCGGCGCCGCCGACTACAAGCTGGTGCACCACGCCAAGAACGGCCGCTCGGTATACAGCTTCTGCATGTGCCCGGGCGGTACCGTGGTCGCCGCCACCAGCGAACCTGGCCGCGTGGTCACCAATGGCATGAGCCAATACTCGCGCAATGAACGTAACGCCAACTCCGGCATCGTCGTCGGTATCGACCCCGAGCGCGACTATCCAGGTGGCCCGCTGGCCGGTATCGAGCTGCAGGAGCGCCTGGAAGCCCATGCCTACGTGATGGGCGGCAGCAACTACCAGGCACCGGCGCAGCTGGTTGGTGACTTCGTCGCCGGGCGCCCATCCACCGCGCTGGGCAGCGTCGAGCCCTCCTACAAACCGGGCGTGACCCTGGGCGACCTGGCACCGAGCCTGCCAGACTTCGCCATCGAGGCGATCCGTGAAGCGCTGCCGGCCTTCGACCGCCAGATCAAGGGCTACAACCTGCACGACGCAGTGCTGACCGGCATCGAAACCCGCACCTCATCGCCGCTGCGCATCACCCGTGACGCCAGCTTCCAGAGCCTCAACCTCAAGGGCCTGTTCCCGGCAGGTGAAGGCGCAGGCTACGCGGGCGGCATCCTGTCCGCCGGCGTCGACGGGATTCGAATCGCCGAAGCGGTGGCACGGGATATCCTCGGGTTGAACGACTAA